A genome region from Setaria italica strain Yugu1 chromosome III, Setaria_italica_v2.0, whole genome shotgun sequence includes the following:
- the LOC101772398 gene encoding uncharacterized protein LOC101772398 → MSEGTTSPALEPEPAPLPDNDDIHREIFLRLPPLPSSVPRASLVCKRWRRLLSDPAFLRRFRAHHRAPPLLGFFADEDGDIEFVPTLRRPDRIPAARFSAPRKDDGDHLSFLGCRHGLALLVDRAQLEAVVWNPVTGTRRRVPFPPGFNQGHVYKGAVLSSSGDGHVHGDCRLIPFKLVLVHHAELHGSVATACLYESESREWGNVCSTAIPRLSLHQPGVLVGNQIYWMLSGTSDILEFDLDGQSLSVIQKPEDAHVTNNSGLQALRTQDNKLGLATVSKLGIQLWERKTNSDGFGRWVPLKTVELDKLLSISPSIRIRSATILGFDEDSNAFFICTNMGIYMIQLESLQFTKLFDGDCFTAYYPYTSFYTAGLGIGGGDSRAEMLNNTLSQYIL, encoded by the exons ATGAGCGAGGGTACCACCTCGCCGGCGCTGGAGCCGGAGCCAGCGCCTCTGCCGGACAACGACGACATCCACCGGGagatcttcctccgcctcccgccgctcccGTCCTCCGTCCCCCGCGCCTCACTCGTCTGCAAGCGctggcgccgcctcctctccgaccccgccttcctccgccgcttccgTGCCCACCACCGTGCGCCCCCCCTCCTCGGCTTCTTCGCCGACGAGGACGGCGACATCGAGTTCGTGCCCACGCTGCGCCGGCCCGATCGCATCCCCGCCGCGCGCTTCTCCGCGCCGCGGAAAGATGACGGCGACCACCTGAGCTTCCTCGGATGCCGCCACGGTCTCGCCCTCCTCGTCGACCGCGCGCAGCTCGAGGCCGTCGTGTGGAACCCCGTCACCGGCACCCGGCGCCGCGTGCCTTTCCCGCCGGGGTTCAACCAAGGACACGTCTACAAAGGCGCCGTGCTGAGCTCCTCCGGCGACGGCCACGTGCACGGTGATTGCCGCCTGATCCCCTTCAAATTGGTACTGGTGCATCATGCTGAGCTCCACGGCTCGGTTGCGACCGCCTGCCTATATGAATCGGAGTCTCGTGAATGGGGTAATGTCTGCTCAACAGCTATTCCACGCTTGTCTCTACATCAGCCTGGCGTCCTAGTTGGGAATCAAATTTACTGGATGCTATCGGGGACTAGCGACATACTTGAGTTTGATTTGGATGGCCAGAGTCTATCTGTAATTCAGAAGCCAGAGGACGCACATGTTACCAACAATTCAGGCCTTCAGGCCTTGAGGACACAAGATAACAAGCTTGGTCTTGCAACTGTGTCAAAACTAGGCATCCAATTGTGGGAGAGGAAGACCAACTCAGATGGTTTTGGCAGATGGGTGCCATTGAAAACTGTTGAACTAGACAAACTCCTTTCCATAAGTCCATCAATAAGGATACGGTCAGCAACGATTTTGGGGTTTGATGAGGATAGCAATGCCTTTTTTATTTGTACGAATATGGGCATCTACATGATACAGCTTGAGTCATTGCAGTTCACAAAACTTTTTGACGGTGATTGTTTTACTGCCTATTATCCCTACACAAGTTTCTATACAGCAG GCTTGGGCATTGGTGGTGGAGATAGTAGAGCTGAAATGTTGAACAATACATTGTCCCAATATATCTTGTAA